One genomic window of Kosmotoga olearia TBF 19.5.1 includes the following:
- a CDS encoding DNA-directed RNA polymerase subunit beta' — translation MAISTFNRKISTVQIKIASPERIRSWSSGEVKKPETINYRTFKPERDGLFCEKIFGPTKDYECACGKYKGKKYEGTICERCGVRVESKEARRRRIGHIELAAPVVHVWYLKSAPSILASLLNIPSKDLENIIYYGSKRVIEKLYVVTDPKGTDFFPGQTLYQTEYDIYSKKWDFDVEQGYKIRSPRGPVIAEIDGKVKIENGTGNTERELNWIIIEGENGITKKYPIFEGGLIYVQDGDEVRQGDTLADRFLFEDEVLSEKEFKIFEEYYPGKFESETDTESDRPIVIVTKIDEDVSKETGLKVGDIIIENEYDAYKEIYPGKIECDYGALAIQKLLRSLDLEELKIQIEHELKGIPKSSARALKLLRRLKFVKDFLKSGNKPEWIVLEALPVIPPELRPMIQIEGGRFATTDLNDLYRRVINRNNRLAKLLSIGAPDIIVRNEKRMLQEAVDSLIYNGRVGKAVTDKSGRPLKSLTDLVKGKKGRFRRNLLGKRVDYSGRAVIVVGPDLKIHECGIPKRMAMELFKPFVLGKLLHGSESSKTARKLKKTIIEKEMPEAWEVLEDVIKGHPVLLNRAPTLHRISIQAFIPRLVEGNAIQLHPLVCAPFNADFDGDQMAVHVPLSAAAQAEAKFLMLSRYNVISPANGKPISMPGKDIIVGVYYLTTVDHEYKVFEEKLNKYQEELKSQGIDGVELRRRVREKALEKINWKFSSEAEALLAYDIGIIKLHEPILVKLDENKGDLTLTTVGRIIFNAILPEDLKDYSTTFGKKAIKNLIYRCFQEYGIDRTADLLDDMMRLGFHYATISGLTISIRDIVIYPEKDKIIEEARKKVDKIEDLYRKGFLNELDRSQEIIKIWEKTTEELMRKTFDEFKKYPFNPVFMMVDSGARGNIDQLKQLAGMRGLMADPSGKTIEVPIISNFRDGLTELEFFTSTHGARKGSADTALRTSFAGYLTRRLVDVAQGVTITTPDCGTSNGIEAFEMMADDVTIEKLEDFIFGRVLAEDVIDPETNEVLKNPVSGKEYIRDTMIRDEDAKFVASFRKTIPVKKTEKVNLNEVGHFGYYAELAEDVEIGDKEFKAGTQLTSDILHELKTLEVGEVMLDIYPAVGKVYVGPKFRDKNGTVLVKYQEKIDVVTAKKLVDNGFTSVEVRPVIKIRSVLTCDADHGVCAMCYGMDLSNHEIVNVGEAVGIVAAQSIGEPGTQLTMRTFHTGGIATGADITRGLPRAEELFEARKKLKDPEALFAEEEGIVKDIATDEKGRKKIYIETLEGKIKEHDLSTVIKPRVEVGDKVLKGESLTTGTIRPRKLMEKLGVIPTAMYLLMETKRVYAEQGVEIHDKHFELIIRQMLSMVEVVDPGSTDYLPGDLLSLQDVKKINREILEDNKKVEENREYVIGRRLARRILDEDEEGNVTKIAVEGEPITEELMNKIIETGIKEITIYDVTEDEYQKLLEEIDPELVIPQKTIQINPKETIKYRRRLLRITKASLESHGWLSAASFQQTPQVLTEASVEGKVDYLLGLKENVIVGQLIPAGTGLDMYANIQIEEAREVTEEAKDVG, via the coding sequence ATGGCTATAAGTACATTTAACAGGAAAATCTCTACTGTACAGATTAAAATCGCTTCTCCGGAGAGAATACGTTCATGGTCAAGTGGGGAAGTAAAGAAACCTGAGACCATAAATTACAGAACCTTCAAGCCTGAAAGAGATGGCTTGTTCTGTGAAAAGATCTTTGGGCCAACCAAAGATTACGAGTGTGCCTGCGGTAAATACAAAGGAAAAAAATACGAGGGCACAATTTGTGAACGCTGTGGTGTAAGGGTGGAGTCCAAAGAAGCTCGACGAAGAAGAATCGGCCATATTGAGCTCGCAGCACCAGTTGTTCACGTCTGGTATCTCAAGAGTGCCCCAAGTATTCTCGCATCGCTTTTAAACATTCCATCAAAGGATCTTGAAAACATCATTTACTACGGCTCAAAACGCGTAATTGAAAAACTCTACGTCGTCACAGACCCCAAGGGAACCGACTTTTTCCCCGGTCAAACACTCTACCAGACAGAATATGACATATACTCAAAGAAATGGGATTTTGACGTTGAACAGGGTTACAAGATCCGTTCTCCACGTGGCCCTGTCATCGCAGAGATCGACGGTAAAGTAAAGATTGAAAACGGCACCGGGAACACTGAACGTGAACTGAACTGGATTATCATTGAAGGAGAAAATGGAATAACCAAAAAGTACCCCATCTTCGAAGGTGGCTTGATTTACGTTCAGGACGGCGACGAAGTAAGACAGGGCGATACCCTTGCAGACAGGTTCCTGTTTGAAGACGAGGTGCTCTCTGAAAAGGAATTTAAGATCTTCGAAGAATACTACCCGGGTAAGTTCGAAAGTGAAACAGACACGGAAAGCGACAGGCCGATTGTTATCGTAACCAAAATAGACGAAGACGTTTCCAAGGAAACAGGGCTTAAAGTTGGAGACATCATAATTGAAAACGAATACGACGCATACAAAGAAATCTATCCCGGGAAAATTGAATGTGATTACGGCGCTCTGGCTATCCAGAAGCTGTTGCGAAGCCTTGACCTTGAAGAACTTAAGATCCAGATAGAGCACGAGCTGAAGGGTATCCCCAAGAGCAGTGCTAGAGCCTTGAAACTTCTCAGAAGGCTCAAATTCGTAAAAGATTTCCTGAAATCCGGGAACAAACCTGAATGGATCGTTCTCGAGGCGTTACCCGTCATACCACCTGAACTTAGGCCAATGATCCAGATTGAAGGTGGACGTTTCGCTACAACCGATTTGAACGATCTTTACAGAAGGGTAATCAACAGAAACAACCGTCTCGCAAAGCTCCTCAGTATCGGTGCTCCCGACATAATCGTCAGAAATGAAAAGAGGATGCTTCAGGAAGCTGTTGATTCCCTTATATACAACGGCCGTGTTGGAAAAGCAGTTACAGATAAATCCGGCCGTCCGTTGAAATCCCTTACCGATCTCGTGAAGGGTAAAAAAGGTAGGTTCAGAAGAAACCTGCTCGGTAAGCGTGTGGACTACTCCGGCCGTGCGGTTATCGTTGTCGGACCTGATCTCAAAATCCACGAATGTGGTATCCCGAAACGAATGGCCATGGAACTCTTTAAGCCCTTCGTTCTCGGTAAATTGCTTCATGGAAGTGAATCAAGCAAGACCGCAAGAAAACTAAAGAAGACAATCATAGAAAAGGAAATGCCCGAAGCCTGGGAAGTACTCGAAGACGTTATAAAAGGGCACCCTGTTCTGCTGAACAGGGCCCCAACACTGCACAGAATATCCATTCAGGCGTTTATACCCAGGCTCGTTGAAGGTAACGCCATACAGCTCCATCCGCTGGTTTGTGCTCCTTTCAACGCAGACTTTGACGGAGACCAGATGGCTGTTCATGTTCCGCTATCTGCTGCAGCGCAGGCTGAAGCGAAATTTCTTATGCTCAGCAGGTACAACGTCATATCACCTGCTAACGGCAAACCCATCTCAATGCCTGGAAAAGATATCATAGTTGGTGTGTACTACCTCACCACAGTTGATCACGAATACAAGGTTTTCGAGGAGAAGTTGAACAAATACCAGGAAGAACTAAAATCTCAGGGAATCGATGGCGTTGAGCTCAGAAGACGTGTAAGGGAAAAAGCCCTTGAAAAGATAAACTGGAAATTCTCTTCAGAGGCCGAAGCGTTACTCGCATATGATATCGGAATCATAAAGCTGCACGAACCCATACTCGTTAAACTCGACGAAAACAAGGGTGATCTGACCCTCACCACCGTGGGAAGGATCATATTCAATGCGATACTCCCTGAGGACCTGAAAGATTACTCCACGACCTTTGGCAAAAAGGCTATTAAAAACTTGATTTACAGGTGTTTCCAGGAGTACGGTATAGACAGAACAGCCGATCTTCTCGACGATATGATGAGACTCGGCTTCCATTACGCAACCATCAGTGGTCTTACGATATCCATAAGGGACATCGTCATCTATCCGGAAAAAGACAAGATAATAGAAGAGGCCAGAAAGAAAGTTGATAAAATCGAAGACCTTTACCGGAAAGGGTTCCTTAACGAACTCGACAGATCACAGGAAATCATAAAGATCTGGGAAAAAACCACAGAAGAACTGATGCGCAAAACCTTCGATGAATTCAAGAAATACCCATTCAACCCTGTCTTCATGATGGTTGATTCCGGGGCCAGGGGTAACATTGACCAGCTGAAGCAGCTCGCCGGTATGAGAGGTCTCATGGCAGATCCATCCGGTAAAACAATCGAAGTACCTATTATCTCCAACTTCCGTGATGGACTTACAGAACTTGAATTCTTCACCTCAACGCACGGTGCAAGAAAGGGATCAGCAGATACAGCTTTGAGAACCTCCTTTGCCGGATACCTGACAAGAAGGTTGGTTGACGTAGCACAGGGTGTTACCATCACAACCCCGGATTGTGGAACCAGCAATGGTATAGAAGCCTTCGAAATGATGGCTGACGATGTGACCATAGAAAAGCTAGAGGACTTCATCTTCGGCCGTGTCCTCGCTGAAGACGTCATCGATCCCGAAACAAACGAAGTCCTTAAAAACCCTGTTTCCGGCAAAGAATACATCCGAGACACAATGATACGCGATGAAGACGCCAAATTCGTAGCGAGTTTCAGAAAAACTATTCCCGTTAAAAAGACAGAAAAAGTAAATCTCAACGAAGTTGGGCATTTCGGTTATTACGCCGAATTGGCTGAAGATGTAGAAATAGGAGACAAAGAATTCAAAGCTGGAACACAGCTTACAAGCGACATACTCCACGAACTCAAAACACTGGAAGTTGGCGAAGTAATGCTCGACATCTATCCAGCCGTTGGAAAAGTCTATGTAGGACCAAAATTCAGGGATAAGAACGGTACGGTACTCGTAAAATACCAGGAAAAGATAGATGTTGTCACGGCAAAGAAACTTGTAGACAACGGTTTCACATCCGTTGAAGTCAGGCCAGTTATAAAAATAAGGTCAGTACTCACCTGTGATGCCGATCACGGTGTCTGTGCCATGTGTTACGGTATGGACCTTTCCAACCACGAAATCGTAAATGTCGGAGAGGCCGTTGGAATCGTTGCAGCACAGTCGATCGGTGAACCAGGAACCCAGCTGACAATGAGAACTTTCCACACCGGCGGTATCGCTACCGGTGCTGACATAACACGCGGTCTTCCAAGAGCTGAAGAACTGTTCGAAGCACGTAAAAAACTCAAGGATCCTGAAGCACTCTTCGCTGAAGAAGAAGGAATTGTCAAAGATATAGCAACAGACGAAAAGGGCAGAAAGAAGATCTACATCGAAACACTGGAAGGGAAAATAAAGGAGCATGATCTATCCACTGTCATAAAGCCAAGGGTCGAAGTAGGAGACAAGGTACTGAAAGGTGAATCCCTTACAACAGGAACAATAAGACCAAGAAAACTTATGGAAAAGCTCGGAGTCATACCAACGGCCATGTACCTGCTCATGGAAACCAAGCGTGTTTACGCAGAGCAGGGTGTTGAAATACACGACAAGCACTTCGAGCTAATAATTCGCCAGATGCTATCAATGGTGGAAGTCGTTGATCCCGGAAGCACGGACTATCTGCCAGGCGATCTTCTGAGCTTGCAGGACGTCAAAAAGATAAATCGCGAAATTCTGGAAGACAACAAGAAGGTCGAGGAAAACCGCGAATATGTAATAGGCAGAAGGCTCGCCAGAAGGATTCTAGACGAAGATGAAGAAGGAAACGTTACAAAGATAGCCGTTGAAGGAGAACCCATAACAGAAGAACTCATGAACAAAATAATAGAAACGGGTATCAAAGAAATAACAATATACGATGTAACTGAAGACGAATACCAGAAGCTTCTGGAAGAGATAGACCCGGAACTGGTCATACCACAGAAAACGATACAGATAAACCCGAAAGAAACCATAAAATACAGGCGCAGACTGCTGAGAATAACCAAGGCATCTCTCGAAAGCCACGGTTGGTTATCCGCTGCATCGTTCCAGCAGACACCGCAGGTTCTCACGGAGGCCTCTGTGGAAGGAAAAGTGGACTATCTACTCGGCTTAAAAGAAAACGTCATCGTAGGGCAACTCATACCTGCTGGAACAGGCCTGGATATGTACGCGAACATCCAGATCGAAGAAGCAAGAGAAGTAACCGAAGAAGCAAAAGATGTCGGATAA
- a CDS encoding DNA-directed RNA polymerase subunit beta, whose protein sequence is MRKAMFGKRERWVFGKVIEPLEIPNLIEIQLKSFKWFLEEGLLDVLKKYSPIKSQIQRPDSRKNEKGFSLEFVRTRIGNPKYNIQECKDKGLTYSVPLYVTVRITDLYSGEIKEEEAFFGYLPYMTDNASFIINGAERVIVNQLVRSPGVYFVDEPTKASSGSLPILVAHFLPVKGAWLEILLNPNKKVLQVRIDRRRKMNLFLLLKTLGYEDDLELLDLFVHDVDANDEYVLLEHVGSIILSDVKTRNELIAERGAVLTEALAKKIAESDVDVIKLPMPIAMSTLKAFHRTYGENIKSEDAYIEIFRKLRPGEIPRINAAKNYLHNLYFSPDRFDFSEVGRHKINSRLRKVYKEYLKEVKKTEVPEDIEYAEESTVLTELDIVLAARHLAQLESHPELLDTKDHLGNKRVRTVGELMQNEFEKAFVKIHKLLEEKLTIYTSFDKVTVQNLVNVRTLMTTLHQFFATSQLSQFMDQVNPLAELTHKRRLSAIGPGGLKREHARFEVRDVHHSHYGRMCPIETPEGANIGLMTSLSTYATIDKYGFLLTPYRKVKNGKVTDEIVYLAADEEELYNIAQSTIEVDDNGNIVESVVEVRHAGEIKYVEKEKVDLMAISPKQIVSVSTSLIPFLEHDDANRALMGSNMQRQAVPVIKPEAPIVGTGVEAIAARDSGYVVLAKHRGIVKKVDSRKIIIERIDEDGNPILSESGEPIQDVYTLHKFIRTNQDTTINQRPIVSQGETVEKGDPIADGPSTDMGELALGKNIFVAFLPWEGYNFEDAILVSQELLEEETFTTIHIEMYETVARDTQLGPEEITADIPNVSKELLKNLDENGIVRVGAYVSSGDILVGKVTPKGESDTTPEEKIIRSVFGDRGRDVKDTSLRVPHGVEGRVIDVKVFDKEEISELGSGVNKLVKVYVACRKPLDVGDKLAGRHGNKGVVSNIIPKEDMPFLPDGTPVQIVLSPLGVPSRMNVGQVLETHLGWLGQLTNRYFATPIFDGAKEDEIMEELYKARKAAGIDVGDSKKEKNGKVLLRDGRSGLPFDYPVVVGVMYMLKLVHIAKDKIHARSTGPYSLIHQQPLGGKAHFGGQRFGEMEVWALEAHGAAHTLNEVLTVKSDDIKGRNEVYKAILKGLNVPGPGIPESFKVLIKELQGLALDIRVYDQNGNELDVDKL, encoded by the coding sequence ATGAGAAAGGCCATGTTTGGTAAAAGAGAACGTTGGGTCTTCGGGAAAGTTATCGAACCTCTTGAGATTCCCAATCTCATTGAAATTCAGCTCAAGTCCTTCAAGTGGTTCCTTGAAGAAGGACTTCTGGATGTTTTGAAGAAGTACTCTCCTATCAAATCACAAATTCAACGCCCAGATTCACGAAAGAATGAAAAGGGATTCTCACTGGAGTTCGTCCGCACAAGAATTGGTAACCCAAAGTACAACATTCAGGAGTGTAAAGACAAAGGTCTTACCTACTCCGTTCCACTGTATGTCACCGTCAGAATAACTGATCTTTACAGTGGAGAAATCAAGGAAGAAGAAGCCTTCTTCGGTTACCTTCCTTATATGACGGACAACGCATCTTTCATTATCAACGGAGCGGAAAGAGTCATTGTAAACCAGCTGGTTAGATCGCCGGGGGTTTACTTTGTAGATGAACCAACAAAAGCCTCTTCAGGCTCCTTGCCAATTCTCGTTGCTCATTTCCTCCCGGTAAAAGGTGCCTGGCTTGAAATCCTTTTGAACCCAAATAAGAAAGTACTTCAGGTAAGGATTGACAGAAGAAGAAAAATGAACCTTTTCCTTCTTCTCAAAACGCTTGGTTACGAAGATGACCTCGAACTTCTTGACCTATTCGTTCATGATGTAGATGCCAACGATGAATATGTTTTGCTTGAACACGTAGGAAGCATTATCCTCAGCGACGTCAAAACAAGAAACGAACTGATAGCAGAAAGAGGCGCAGTGCTCACCGAAGCTCTGGCAAAAAAAATCGCTGAATCCGATGTTGACGTTATCAAACTTCCAATGCCAATAGCAATGAGTACCCTTAAAGCTTTCCACAGAACTTACGGTGAGAATATTAAATCTGAAGACGCGTACATAGAGATATTCAGAAAACTCAGGCCCGGGGAAATCCCCAGAATCAACGCCGCAAAGAACTATCTCCACAACCTGTACTTCAGTCCTGATAGATTTGATTTTTCTGAGGTTGGAAGGCACAAGATAAACTCCAGACTCAGGAAAGTTTATAAAGAATACCTTAAAGAGGTTAAAAAGACTGAAGTTCCAGAAGACATTGAATACGCCGAAGAATCTACCGTTCTGACCGAACTTGATATAGTTCTAGCGGCCAGACATTTGGCCCAGCTGGAAAGTCATCCAGAATTGCTGGATACAAAAGATCATCTTGGGAACAAACGAGTCAGAACGGTCGGCGAATTAATGCAAAATGAATTCGAAAAAGCCTTTGTCAAAATACATAAGCTTTTAGAAGAAAAGCTCACCATTTACACGTCATTCGATAAGGTCACCGTTCAGAATCTCGTTAATGTTAGAACCCTTATGACCACTCTGCATCAATTCTTTGCAACCAGCCAGTTGTCGCAATTTATGGATCAGGTCAACCCACTGGCGGAGTTGACTCATAAGAGAAGATTATCTGCTATCGGACCTGGTGGCCTTAAAAGAGAACATGCAAGATTTGAAGTCCGCGACGTTCATCATTCACACTATGGTAGAATGTGTCCAATAGAAACACCTGAAGGTGCCAATATAGGTCTCATGACTTCTCTTTCTACCTATGCAACAATAGATAAATACGGCTTTTTGCTGACTCCATACAGGAAAGTCAAAAATGGTAAGGTCACAGATGAAATAGTCTATCTTGCAGCAGACGAAGAAGAACTTTACAATATTGCCCAATCAACAATCGAAGTCGATGATAACGGAAACATTGTCGAGAGTGTCGTTGAAGTAAGGCACGCAGGCGAAATAAAATACGTTGAAAAAGAAAAAGTTGACCTGATGGCAATTTCTCCAAAGCAAATCGTCAGCGTTTCGACATCTCTTATCCCGTTCCTGGAACACGATGACGCTAACCGTGCTCTGATGGGTTCCAACATGCAACGCCAGGCCGTTCCCGTTATAAAACCCGAAGCTCCTATTGTTGGTACAGGAGTTGAGGCTATTGCCGCTAGAGATTCTGGATACGTTGTTCTGGCCAAGCACAGGGGAATTGTCAAGAAAGTCGATTCGCGAAAGATCATCATCGAAAGAATCGACGAAGATGGCAACCCAATTCTTTCTGAAAGTGGCGAACCCATTCAGGACGTCTATACTTTGCACAAATTCATCAGAACCAACCAGGATACCACAATAAATCAAAGACCTATTGTCTCCCAGGGTGAAACTGTCGAAAAAGGTGATCCAATCGCTGATGGTCCTTCCACTGACATGGGAGAGCTTGCTCTTGGTAAAAACATCTTTGTCGCATTCCTACCATGGGAAGGTTACAACTTCGAAGATGCCATACTCGTGAGTCAAGAGCTACTCGAAGAAGAAACCTTCACAACCATACACATAGAGATGTACGAAACCGTAGCAAGAGATACTCAACTTGGTCCAGAAGAAATCACAGCTGATATTCCAAACGTCTCCAAAGAACTGCTTAAGAATCTTGATGAAAATGGAATCGTCAGGGTTGGAGCCTATGTGAGTTCTGGAGATATATTGGTCGGTAAAGTCACACCCAAGGGTGAATCCGACACAACACCTGAAGAAAAGATAATCCGTTCAGTCTTTGGCGACAGAGGTAGAGACGTAAAAGACACATCACTAAGAGTCCCCCACGGAGTTGAGGGGAGAGTAATTGATGTCAAGGTTTTCGATAAAGAGGAGATTTCCGAACTCGGTTCCGGTGTGAACAAACTCGTTAAGGTCTATGTCGCCTGCCGAAAACCCCTCGATGTTGGGGATAAACTCGCCGGACGTCACGGTAATAAAGGTGTTGTTTCGAACATCATACCAAAGGAAGATATGCCGTTCCTTCCAGATGGAACACCGGTACAGATAGTTTTGTCCCCTCTTGGTGTTCCATCACGTATGAACGTTGGACAGGTTCTTGAAACTCACCTCGGATGGTTAGGGCAATTAACCAACAGATATTTCGCCACACCAATATTTGACGGTGCAAAAGAAGACGAAATAATGGAAGAACTTTACAAAGCAAGAAAAGCTGCCGGTATAGATGTTGGCGACTCCAAGAAAGAGAAGAACGGTAAAGTCCTACTTAGAGATGGTAGGAGTGGGCTTCCTTTCGATTACCCTGTTGTTGTCGGTGTAATGTACATGCTTAAACTTGTTCACATAGCAAAGGACAAGATCCATGCCAGATCCACCGGTCCATACTCCCTGATTCACCAGCAGCCTCTTGGAGGAAAAGCCCACTTTGGTGGTCAGCGATTTGGTGAAATGGAAGTCTGGGCACTTGAAGCTCATGGCGCTGCACACACCCTAAACGAGGTCCTTACAGTAAAATCCGACGACATAAAAGGAAGAAACGAGGTTTACAAAGCCATCCTGAAGGGCTTAAACGTTCCGGGGCCCGGTATCCCGGAGAGTTTCAAAGTTCTCATAAAGGAACTTCAGGGATTGGCATTGGATATAAGGGTTTACGATCAGAACGGTAACGAACTTGATGTTGACAAATTATAA
- the rplL gene encoding 50S ribosomal protein L7/L12 codes for MTKEELIQAIKEMTVAELAELVKALEEEFGVSASAPVAVAAMPGAAGGQAAQEEEKTEFNVVLKSFGDKKIAVIKAVRAITGLGLKEAKELVEKAGSPDAIIKEGISKSEAEEIKKQLEEAGAEVELK; via the coding sequence ATGACGAAGGAAGAACTTATTCAGGCTATTAAAGAAATGACAGTTGCTGAACTCGCAGAGCTCGTTAAGGCTCTTGAAGAGGAATTCGGTGTTAGTGCTTCCGCGCCTGTTGCTGTTGCTGCCATGCCCGGAGCCGCTGGTGGACAGGCAGCTCAGGAAGAGGAAAAGACAGAGTTCAACGTTGTTCTTAAGTCCTTCGGCGACAAGAAGATCGCAGTTATTAAAGCCGTAAGAGCCATTACCGGTCTCGGACTTAAGGAAGCCAAGGAACTCGTCGAAAAGGCTGGTTCCCCTGACGCTATTATAAAGGAAGGTATATCCAAGTCCGAAGCCGAAGAGATCAAGAAACAGCTCGAAGAAGCCGGTGCTGAAGTAGAGCTGAAGTAA
- the rplJ gene encoding 50S ribosomal protein L10: MLTRAKKEQLVQEMTDRFSKASLILFTDYKGMDVQTISELRGQLYEKFEDKARYQVAKNTLIRLALRNASYEEEEWKEQVTGTTAILTIVDADPIEAIKIVYDFSKKKKLPVLRGCYLEKVFHDESKIPDLAQLPSREQLIAMVVSGFAAPISGLVYSLNGIISKLVYALNAIKDKKSE, from the coding sequence ATGCTCACAAGAGCCAAAAAGGAACAACTTGTCCAGGAAATGACCGATAGATTTTCCAAAGCATCCCTTATTCTCTTCACCGATTACAAGGGCATGGATGTTCAAACAATCTCCGAACTCAGAGGACAGTTGTACGAAAAATTCGAAGATAAAGCCCGTTATCAGGTTGCCAAAAATACGCTCATCAGACTGGCGTTGAGAAACGCGTCTTACGAAGAAGAAGAATGGAAAGAGCAGGTTACCGGGACAACAGCTATCCTTACCATAGTCGATGCCGATCCAATTGAGGCGATTAAAATCGTCTACGATTTCTCCAAGAAAAAGAAGCTCCCTGTTTTGAGAGGATGCTACCTGGAGAAAGTGTTCCACGATGAAAGCAAGATTCCGGATCTGGCACAGCTACCGTCCAGAGAGCAGCTTATTGCTATGGTCGTCAGTGGTTTTGCCGCCCCAATTTCTGGTCTCGTGTACTCGCTGAACGGTATCATCAGCAAGCTTGTTTACGCGCTTAACGCTATAAAAGATAAGAAATCAGAATAA
- the rplA gene encoding 50S ribosomal protein L1 — MPKRSKRYLEARKLVDRTKAYTIDEAIELLKQMPSAKFDESIELHIKTGIEPSKSDQQVRGTISLPHGTGKNVKVLVFTRGEKVEEAKAAGADFVGSDELIQQIQKGWTDFDVAIATPDMMREIGRLGRILGPRGLMPSPKAGTVTTDVAEAVKAFKAGRVEIKNDKTGNLHFPIGKKSFDSEKLKENLVSALEQISKMKPAAAKGRFIVKVVVAPTMGPGIKLDHQKVVE, encoded by the coding sequence ATGCCTAAAAGATCAAAAAGGTATCTCGAAGCTCGTAAACTCGTTGACAGGACAAAAGCCTATACAATCGATGAAGCCATTGAACTTCTGAAACAGATGCCGTCAGCAAAGTTCGATGAATCAATTGAGCTTCATATAAAGACCGGGATTGAACCTTCCAAATCTGATCAGCAGGTGAGAGGTACGATAAGTCTTCCCCACGGAACCGGTAAAAACGTAAAAGTTCTCGTATTCACACGCGGAGAAAAGGTTGAAGAAGCAAAAGCCGCAGGAGCTGACTTTGTGGGTTCCGACGAACTCATCCAGCAAATCCAGAAAGGATGGACAGATTTCGATGTGGCTATTGCCACTCCTGACATGATGAGAGAAATCGGTAGGCTCGGAAGAATTCTCGGTCCAAGGGGATTAATGCCTTCCCCCAAAGCCGGAACGGTAACAACAGACGTCGCAGAAGCTGTTAAAGCCTTCAAAGCTGGACGAGTCGAAATCAAAAACGATAAAACCGGGAATCTTCACTTCCCGATTGGCAAAAAATCCTTTGACAGCGAAAAGCTCAAAGAAAACCTCGTATCCGCACTCGAGCAAATCTCTAAAATGAAGCCAGCAGCCGCCAAAGGACGCTTCATCGTTAAAGTGGTCGTTGCACCAACAATGGGCCCTGGTATAAAGCTCGATCACCAGAAAGTAGTGGAATAA
- the rplK gene encoding 50S ribosomal protein L11, which yields MAKKIIAKIKLQLEAGKATPAPPVGPALGQHGVNIMDFCKKFNAVTADKPGMVFPAVITVYADRSFTFELKTPPASFLILKAAGIKKGSGEPNKVKVGKITKAQVEEIAKIKMPDLNARTLEAAMKIIEGTARNMGVEVVD from the coding sequence ATGGCTAAGAAGATTATTGCAAAAATCAAGTTGCAGCTCGAAGCCGGAAAAGCAACACCGGCTCCACCTGTTGGTCCCGCATTGGGTCAGCACGGTGTTAACATCATGGACTTCTGTAAGAAATTCAACGCTGTCACTGCTGATAAGCCAGGAATGGTTTTCCCGGCCGTTATCACCGTCTACGCTGACAGATCCTTCACTTTCGAACTGAAGACGCCACCTGCCAGCTTCTTAATACTGAAAGCTGCCGGCATCAAGAAGGGCTCCGGTGAACCCAACAAAGTCAAAGTTGGAAAAATCACCAAAGCTCAGGTGGAAGAAATAGCCAAAATCAAGATGCCCGATTTGAACGCCAGGACTCTCGAAGCTGCTATGAAGATCATCGAGGGTACGGCAAGGAATATGGGCGTCGAGGTCGTAGACTAA